In one window of Methanolobus mangrovi DNA:
- a CDS encoding RNA-binding protein yields MKIKSRVQLRKSAKNQLLSDITSIFGEAVKKLESSKFETANIDDMSLILVDGEPLLFQINGFYFPTVKGVLKLGLMKNVVTVDSGAVRFVINGADIMCPGIVDADPDIRENDPVIIIEEAHSKPLAIGTALMPGAEMKGNKGKAVKSIHYVGDKLWNFDI; encoded by the coding sequence TTGAAAATAAAATCCAGGGTCCAGCTAAGAAAATCAGCAAAGAATCAACTCTTGAGTGATATTACTTCTATTTTTGGTGAAGCGGTAAAGAAGCTCGAAAGCAGCAAGTTTGAAACGGCAAACATCGATGATATGTCCCTCATACTTGTTGATGGGGAACCGCTGCTGTTCCAGATAAATGGCTTTTACTTCCCTACTGTAAAAGGTGTCCTTAAGCTGGGTTTGATGAAGAATGTGGTGACAGTAGATTCTGGTGCTGTTCGTTTTGTTATAAACGGTGCTGATATTATGTGTCCGGGAATTGTTGATGCTGATCCTGATATAAGGGAGAATGACCCTGTTATCATAATTGAAGAAGCTCATAGCAAACCTCTGGCCATTGGGACAGCTTTGATGCCGGGGGCAGAAATGAAAGGAAATAAAGGCAAAGCTGTAAAGTCCATCCATTACGTGGGTGACAAGCTCTGGAACTTTGACATCT